atttttttttatgttctttaTAGTACTAAtgatgattttgatttttatatttggtcATTGGGGGAAATCGGAGAGTGCTTGAGTAGGCTTATCCCCCTACCCCCAAAAAAAGTCCTTCAAACCCTcttctttttttgtttgataGGATCGAAGCCCTCCTGCTCACATTGATGTTATCAATGTTGCCCCCCTGAAATGttaatggatttccgcctatgtATTAATTGGTCACAATCTTAGCTGATAAGAATATTGTTCTTGAAGTTTACAGcgctaccggtggttttatttggctacataatttgtatcttagtccgtgttaaATGCAGAGGGTGCTGTGAACACCAGGAACACAGGCGACCCCCCGCACTTTGCCTCTTGTACATACATTCGTGGCcgtgataagctgctcgtttcTAGTCGATTATATAGTCCGTGATAAAATATTAGCgataaatgataacaaaaatTCCGTAAGAAATAGGAAAACAATGAACATTTATTAAACGTCAATGATATTGTCGTGTCCATGCCaggaaaattatttatattgcataagtgcatgcatattttttcgatattgtATTGCATATAAAGCCACAAACAAAACAGTTATtactgaattaaatattttcttttaaattttgtaggTACCCCATTacatcgaatattaaataacgaattgaacacaGTTTGAAACATTTAATGGTTGGATTTTTTAACGGCAACAAAGTCCACGAGGatcaaatagttttatataatttataaaaaattaaaaaccaaataacTTCTCTTAAGTTTATATCCATCTTAAGTTGAATTCAATGTTTAATTGATAATTTCACCTGTATTGCATCAATGCTTGgtaataaattaccaaaatatacataacaatctatgagtgcataatattatgctcattgTTCAagtaattgtataggtattcaaaaggtatttaaatataaagttgatgtatattttttagcatttttttgGTAATACCATCTActatacaaatttgaatttgttgtttctaggtaggtacacaataagtatttgaacaaataataatgcataaacacataatattttaccaataaccaaaaaatggtgttatattattttatagatgctttaataaaatattttacatatcagagattattaaacaataatttaaaaaaacaattagctaaaattaggtttaaaatgtttgagtaGTTTCACATATAAAAGTGTAtcgttaatagttttaatagtgATATATAATAGATAAGAAAAGGATAATgacaaaattatagtaatttattgccAATAaagatatctataatatatttattatacttaatcagGATGACATttatagtcaaattattttatatatattattctcacATGTtaatctaaattataaatttttatttagttacaaACTAAACCAATAAAGAATAAACCattgaatattatatgcatgccaatatataataataataataataatcataatataatgtaataataataataaccaataaatatCTGCTAAATTATGTTTCTCCATTTGTTTTGGTTTCAATCTATTTGATCCCTATTTTAGATAAACATTTGGCTAAAGCCGAAGTCTCGTCAGATGATTTTAAATCTTTGATTTCCTTGCGTATTTGTTTACATTTCTTCTTATGCATGGCTGAATGAATTTGCAGACACTCGCGGTTGCAATATTGCACAGCTTTGCACTTGGGACATTTTTTTGAAGCATTTATTTCTTCGCATGCGGCACATGTTATACGTGGTTCAACAGTTGATTCAACACTCTGAGCACGTTTATTTCCAACCAGTAGTAGTATAATGTCAAGGGGTGGCAGGCTATCCATTCCTTGTACCATATAAGATACCATCtagaataaaacaaatttattattattaaacaatctGAATCTTAATCTTTTACAGtagaaataataaacttaactcacaaaaaagattttatttaaaattatatgcgaCTTAAATCAATCATCATATAACTATTAGGTAAAGAACGGATTTGAatgcaaattgtattttttttttttttttgaatttacaaaaacatttctttttaaccacaaatttaattttataaatcaaagaattaaaaatataacttttattttgcatttttttgcatttttagaattttattactttttagagcatttttatataagaatggataacattttgtacaaatttaGCTAACATTTAttctaaaagaataaaataaaatattatttatattgccttgaacttctatttttattattgattatgttTTTACTGATCAGATAAATATGATACCGTCGCCACCTATACTacggtgtgtataataatttttttggaaataattttcTGGCTAAAAAGAAGATAGAAGAAGAAGAATAATGAGATGAtatgtatgaataattatatataataaataacaaaacaaatttgtgcaatgttaaaaatatagagcatttttagtgcattttgcTTGTTTCTTAGAGCATTTAAATCCGTTCGCTACTAACaagtaatataacaaattatataaattataatatgtatataatacgtacataagtacatttatgtattaatttacttaatacttTACAAAACTAACTaagcttacataatatacacaaacacacaaagtaggtaattataattattaaactgtcttgtaaatactcaatatttaaaaaaaaaaaattatttagaaagagattaacaatataatttttttttaaactttggtattttttaaacgattaaTATGGTACATTTACTtttcttaaattgttattactcaTTTGAAGCAAttgattagtttaaaaatttaacagacCATCAGGTCattggtataattatattgtaaggaAAATTAAGAgcacttataaatatatttaaaatcatactgTATAAGTACAATGTAAcagttataaaagaaaattatgatTTACTTTGATTGAAAAACACAagtaagataatttaatttaaatactctATAGAgctaaaccataaaaaaattaattgattttagacGCAGAGACTCTATTGTTCtaagtcattgtaatggataACCAATGATTATACAGTTGAAACTTTCAATGTTTTGATTAGAAAAGTAACTAGTATTAACTTTCAaagcaaatataaaattaaacaatagaaAATACATTTACTTTTCTAAAAAGTGTAGAATCCTTGTAGGTGAACTTTACAATGCACTCATAAAGAAACTGTTGCAAATAATTATGGATTGTGGATATTTTCTGTATAAACACATCCTTGGGATCTGTTTGCTTTTTACTTGTATCATcactgtaaataaaaattaacatattattaaatacgtaaACGCATTCTCTATTTGAGATATAAATTACATGGGTTTTGCAAGTTCGAACAGAATAGTAGCCAGATAATGGAATTTAAATGACAGCATTTCATTTGTACTTGTAAACTCTTCTTTCTTGTAAAATTGACGTTTGCTCATCAAGTGTAACACATTGACAATTTTTAACGCATTATCATTGACGAGAAAAACAGGAGGTAATTCAAAAACCACTTTTACTGGATGAATATTAGTCTGAAAAAGATTATGACACTACGATTAGActctattcataataattaaaaatacagtatcAATCCATGTTATCGTTAATCAATACcatcataataaatttgtaaaaaagtcCTTCCAATGCAGGTGGCAACTTTGGTTCGCTGCCAGTGAACTCCGGTACTGTGTAATATCTGACATCTTCTTTGGGCACGAAGTTGTTGATTATTGTCGCACAGTGGAAATGGCCTAAGTATAAACATacacacatttaaatataaagacACGATAGTCGGCCACCGtatagtagatacctattaaTATCGCATCAATGCGCATACATACCATTATCAGCGGCCATTTGAGCCGCCGTGCGGTTGATGTAGTTGGTCACATATCTCTTGGCACCTAATTTCAACAGTAGACTGCAAACCTCAATGTTCCCTTTGATAGCCGCCAAATGCAAGGGAGAATTTTGGTCCTCGTCTCTTCCATAGTTAACTCTGGAGCCCTGAAATGAACAATGAAAgtacaatgtatattgtattagtataaatatgaAGATTAAGACGAcaaaacatataggtaggtaggtaggtaggtaggtaggtaggtaggtaggtaggtaggtaggtaggtagtcaaTGGCATACCAGGGGGTCCCAAAACGAGACCCCCCTTCGGGCCATACCTATcatgtttggggggggggggggggggtacacaTACGGATTGCATGTAAGTTTTGAAAACAAGCCGTGGATCCAAGGGGGATATAGCCCTCCCCACTTTGGAAATTATAtagtgtatgtaataatatgtatttataaaatctgtcatataataaatagtgcATACGTCGTTTATCTTAtctataaagtataatgtacaaaaattataaatatatttttctctgAAAAAGTTCCTACATTAGTTTGacctgttaaaataataattattataataatcctttcaaataaattgatgaTCTGATTAAATTTGACTTAtaaaacctaataaaaatatcgataaaataatCGTCAGTGATATctatttgaaatttgtatacCTGCacctaacaatattaattaaaataaaatgaaaaattgtatttcttttGTTGGTAATTTTGCACGATTTATTCGTATCAATCTACCATTTTCttactataataaaatgacaaaatttTTGGCGCGAAATTCGAACGTAATTGTTTTTACTCTTGCATGCTATCCGTTTGTATGTCCAAAAAATGGGTGGAGGGGGGGAGAGATACTCAGGGAACTCGCCTCAGCCACGAGCCAGCTGACGATTTCCACGCTGCCTCTGTACGCCGCGTAGTGGATCGGTGCCAGGCCGCGTCTGTCCAACATGTTCCACGTGTAGAGATTGTAGTGGTTGAATATCGCCCTCAGACTATTTAGATCGTTAAGAAATATCGCTTTGAATATATCTTGGCTCAAGTTCTTATTCATTTTCCTTTGGACGCGGAATTCAAAACGTACGCGTACAATATAAAACGGGCAACTATACTGGGCGGCAAATGAACGGTCGATAAACAATTCGAAAACGAACGTACAAGCAGTCAGCGCAGCGCAACAGTGTCTATACGAATGTCAGCTGTAACAGTGTCCACGGGGACGTGATATGCGGAGTGGCGTTaccgtaaaaataatatggttgtCAACGAAACGTGCGGACAACGCGTAAACAACGCATCGAATTGTCTGAACAATATTACTACACTAGTAGTACGGGGTTTTGACACGATCCCGCTACGTAGGCGCTAGTGCTGTTGCCGCCGCGCCGTTACAAAAGATACAAAATACACAAAAGCTTGTATTAACAATACTCatgacaaatgacaataaatACTTGTCATGTTAATACTGCTGCCCCTCTTCAGCGTTCCCACCAATCACGAgtctgcaggtacctatatgacTTCCTTCTCGCTTTCTTTTCATCGACGATTCGGTTTTTGCTCCACTCGAGTTCGTCGTCGACGGACAATAGTTATTCCCCACCCACggcgatacatattatatacaatacacgtactatataggtgtataggtacagtaatactgtatacctacctgaacataagtcataatattgtacaaccttagataggtataatacttatgtaggtacttataattattttttttatcgagttgaagtcaaattaaataataataaatgacatAAACGCTGTGGAATTTTTCCGCTTGACGTGCATATGTACTTATATTGTGTACCGTATGCAGCCTGTACTTATTTAGGTAAcagcattgattataatagtattttattatttaggtacctaaatacttAATAGGTGGTTACAGTATGTTCAAG
This genomic window from Metopolophium dirhodum isolate CAU chromosome 1, ASM1992520v1, whole genome shotgun sequence contains:
- the LOC132935680 gene encoding ankyrin repeat and MYND domain-containing protein 2-like isoform X2; its protein translation is MSHPGGRRGDRLEQAYHVRGSRVNYGRDEDQNSPLHLAAIKGNIEVCSLLLKLGAKRYVTNYINRTAAQMAADNGHFHCATIINNFVPKEDVRYYTVPEFTGSEPKLPPALEGLFYKFIMMTNIHPVKVVFELPPVFLVNDNALKIVNVLHLMSKRQFYKKEEFTSTNEMLSFKFHYLATILFELAKPIDDTSKKQTDPKDVFIQKISTIHNYLQQFLYECIVKFTYKDSTLFRKMVSYMVQGMDSLPPLDIILLLVGNKRAQSVESTVEPRITCAACEEINASKKCPKCKAVQYCNRECLQIHSAMHKKKCKQIRKEIKDLKSSDETSALAKCLSKIGIK
- the LOC132935680 gene encoding ankyrin repeat and MYND domain-containing protein 2-like isoform X1 gives rise to the protein MNKNLSQDIFKAIFLNDLNSLRAIFNHYNLYTWNMLDRRGLAPIHYAAYRGSVEIVSWLVAEGSRVNYGRDEDQNSPLHLAAIKGNIEVCSLLLKLGAKRYVTNYINRTAAQMAADNGHFHCATIINNFVPKEDVRYYTVPEFTGSEPKLPPALEGLFYKFIMMTNIHPVKVVFELPPVFLVNDNALKIVNVLHLMSKRQFYKKEEFTSTNEMLSFKFHYLATILFELAKPIDDTSKKQTDPKDVFIQKISTIHNYLQQFLYECIVKFTYKDSTLFRKMVSYMVQGMDSLPPLDIILLLVGNKRAQSVESTVEPRITCAACEEINASKKCPKCKAVQYCNRECLQIHSAMHKKKCKQIRKEIKDLKSSDETSALAKCLSKIGIK
- the LOC132935680 gene encoding ankyrin repeat and MYND domain-containing protein 2-like isoform X3, yielding MSHPGGRRGDRLEQAYHGSRVNYGRDEDQNSPLHLAAIKGNIEVCSLLLKLGAKRYVTNYINRTAAQMAADNGHFHCATIINNFVPKEDVRYYTVPEFTGSEPKLPPALEGLFYKFIMMTNIHPVKVVFELPPVFLVNDNALKIVNVLHLMSKRQFYKKEEFTSTNEMLSFKFHYLATILFELAKPIDDTSKKQTDPKDVFIQKISTIHNYLQQFLYECIVKFTYKDSTLFRKMVSYMVQGMDSLPPLDIILLLVGNKRAQSVESTVEPRITCAACEEINASKKCPKCKAVQYCNRECLQIHSAMHKKKCKQIRKEIKDLKSSDETSALAKCLSKIGIK